A part of Bartonella quintana genomic DNA contains:
- the miaB gene encoding tRNA (N6-isopentenyl adenosine(37)-C2)-methylthiotransferase MiaB, with product MNKANPKNTPSIVPKKVFIKTYGCQMNVYDSQRMTDSLSSKGYVATQTPNDADLILLNTCHIREKAAEKLYSDLGRLRVMRQERTLDKPLMIGVTGCVAQAEGNEILRRAPMVDLVIGPQMYHRLPDLLEQTKQGKKIVETDYPVEDKFAHLPPHNKRAVRKRGVSAFLTVQEGCDKFCTFCVVPYTRGAEISRSVEQITEEARQLIEAGVKEITLLGQNVNGWHGQIANGKTWRLGDLLYHLAKLDGLKRLRYTTSHPRDMDDSLIAAHRDLDILMPYLHLPVQSGSDRILKAMNRQHKSIHYLHLIEKIRTARPDIAFSGDFIVGFPGETDEDFEETVKLIKQVQYSSAYSFKYSPRPGTIGATMKNHVDEAVKDARLQHLQVLLLEQQNAFLRSKIGQTTDVLIEKVGRHSGQMVGRSPWLLPVVVDTEASTGTVMSIHIKNAGSNSFVGEIANV from the coding sequence ATGAATAAAGCAAATCCTAAAAATACGCCCTCTATTGTTCCTAAAAAGGTTTTTATTAAAACCTATGGTTGTCAAATGAATGTTTATGACAGCCAACGGATGACCGATAGTCTCAGTTCAAAGGGTTATGTTGCTACACAAACACCAAATGACGCCGACCTTATTCTTCTCAATACTTGCCATATCCGTGAAAAAGCAGCTGAAAAACTCTATTCTGATCTTGGTCGCTTACGGGTAATGCGTCAAGAACGTACACTTGACAAACCCTTAATGATCGGTGTGACTGGTTGTGTTGCACAGGCTGAAGGCAATGAAATTTTGCGCCGTGCACCAATGGTGGATCTCGTCATTGGACCCCAAATGTATCATCGCTTGCCGGATTTGTTAGAACAAACCAAACAGGGGAAAAAAATTGTTGAAACAGACTATCCTGTTGAGGATAAATTTGCCCATTTACCGCCTCATAATAAACGTGCTGTAAGAAAACGAGGCGTTAGTGCATTTTTAACAGTACAGGAAGGCTGTGACAAATTTTGTACTTTTTGTGTTGTCCCCTATACACGCGGTGCGGAAATATCCCGCTCTGTCGAGCAAATTACCGAGGAAGCCCGACAGCTCATTGAAGCTGGTGTCAAAGAAATTACGCTGCTTGGACAAAATGTCAATGGTTGGCACGGACAAATTGCTAATGGTAAAACTTGGCGTCTTGGTGATCTTCTCTATCATCTTGCCAAACTGGATGGTTTAAAGCGTCTGCGTTACACAACCAGTCATCCGCGTGATATGGATGACAGTCTTATTGCCGCACATCGAGATCTTGACATATTGATGCCTTATCTGCATCTTCCTGTCCAATCGGGTTCAGATCGCATCTTAAAAGCGATGAATCGCCAACATAAAAGCATTCATTATCTTCATCTTATCGAAAAAATCCGTACTGCACGACCCGATATTGCTTTTTCAGGCGATTTTATTGTGGGATTTCCAGGAGAAACAGATGAAGACTTTGAAGAAACCGTTAAACTTATTAAACAAGTGCAATACAGTTCAGCCTATTCTTTTAAGTATTCACCTCGCCCTGGAACAATTGGTGCAACAATGAAAAATCATGTTGATGAAGCTGTAAAAGATGCCCGGCTCCAACATTTACAGGTTCTTCTTCTTGAACAGCAAAATGCATTTTTGCGCTCTAAAATTGGTCAAACAACCGATGTTCTCATCGAAAAAGTTGGACGTCACTCTGGGCAAATGGTAGGCCGTTCACCTTGGCTTTTACCTGTTGTAGTAGATACAGAGGCTTCTACGGGCACAGTGATGTCCATCCATATTAAAAATGCAGGCTCAAACAGTTTTGTCGGTGAAATAGCAAATGTATAA
- the rimI gene encoding ribosomal protein S18-alanine N-acetyltransferase, whose protein sequence is MSKFSLTKKHFWVAPLQANDSISLHKIHKHCFIPAWEKQAFDHFLQDHSIFGYKASLIGRPNQILGFCLCRLILDEAEIITIAVHPHYRRQGIGILLIDSTLHHLYQERAIKLFLEVEETNLSALKLYQRFEFQKISKRLAYYQSKNSRVDAIIMQKTFKQKD, encoded by the coding sequence ATGTCCAAATTTTCATTGACAAAAAAGCATTTTTGGGTTGCTCCGCTACAAGCTAATGATAGCATTTCCCTTCATAAAATTCATAAGCATTGTTTTATCCCTGCTTGGGAAAAACAAGCATTTGATCACTTCTTACAAGATCACTCTATCTTCGGATACAAAGCCTCTCTCATTGGGCGACCTAATCAAATTTTAGGCTTTTGCCTATGCCGTCTCATTCTTGATGAAGCAGAAATCATCACTATTGCCGTCCATCCTCATTATCGTCGACAAGGAATTGGCATCTTGCTTATCGATAGTACACTTCACCATCTTTACCAAGAGCGCGCTATAAAACTATTCCTAGAGGTAGAAGAAACCAATCTTTCTGCTTTGAAACTTTATCAACGTTTTGAATTTCAAAAAATTTCCAAACGTCTTGCCTACTACCAATCAAAAAACAGCCGCGTAGATGCAATCATTATGCAAAAAACTTTTAAGCAAAAAGATTGA
- the tsaB gene encoding tRNA (adenosine(37)-N6)-threonylcarbamoyltransferase complex dimerization subunit type 1 TsaB yields the protein MLILAIDTASIYCAVALIRHKSVIARISERMNKGHAEKLIGYITQVTEQANMTLSQVDRIAVNIGPGSFTGVRVGISTARALALALEIPAVGVSALEALAMHATNKNTTLAISVVIEAGRDMFYHQNFNEDLTPLGEPGLKTIENIIKDLPQQIRLTGPAAHIVALHIKNNRINKKVILDQTLCEAADIVSYAHLAASKQPQDRPCPLYLRSADIKQQTGFSLPRKK from the coding sequence ATGCTTATCCTTGCCATAGACACTGCCTCAATCTATTGCGCCGTTGCGCTCATTCGTCATAAATCTGTCATTGCCCGTATCAGCGAGCGCATGAACAAAGGACATGCTGAAAAACTTATTGGATACATCACACAAGTAACGGAACAAGCCAATATGACTCTTAGTCAAGTTGATCGTATTGCTGTCAATATTGGACCTGGATCATTCACCGGTGTGCGTGTAGGCATTTCAACAGCAAGAGCTTTAGCGCTAGCACTAGAAATACCAGCTGTTGGAGTAAGCGCACTTGAAGCATTAGCAATGCATGCAACCAATAAAAATACTACACTAGCAATCAGCGTTGTCATTGAAGCCGGTAGAGATATGTTTTATCATCAAAATTTCAACGAAGATCTCACTCCTTTGGGGGAACCTGGCTTAAAAACAATCGAAAATATCATCAAAGATTTACCGCAGCAAATAAGACTAACTGGCCCAGCAGCTCATATCGTTGCACTGCATATTAAAAATAACAGGATAAACAAAAAAGTCATACTAGATCAAACCTTATGCGAAGCAGCTGATATTGTAAGTTATGCTCACCTTGCTGCAAGCAAACAACCACAAGACCGTCCCTGTCCACTCTATCTACGGAGTGCTGACATAAAACAACAAACCGGTTTTTCTTTACCAAGAAAAAAATAA
- the recR gene encoding recombination mediator RecR, with product MSKHIAGPEIERLIQLLARIPGFGPRSARRAALYLIKKRETLLEPLGAAIQAAVDKVCICSVCGNVDTTDPCSICRDPRRDDTTIIVVEDVADLWALERARTLAARYHVLGGRLSPLDGIGPDELNITSLVQRVVQNPIMEIILAVNATVEGQTTAHYITDQLSNFSVKITRLAHGVPVGGELDYLDDGTLAAALQARTNL from the coding sequence ATGTCTAAGCACATTGCAGGACCTGAGATTGAGCGCCTCATTCAGCTTTTAGCGCGGATACCAGGTTTTGGTCCGCGTTCAGCGCGTCGTGCTGCACTTTACCTTATCAAAAAAAGGGAGACATTGCTGGAGCCCTTAGGAGCAGCTATACAAGCAGCTGTAGATAAAGTCTGCATTTGTTCTGTTTGTGGAAATGTCGATACCACTGATCCTTGTTCGATTTGTAGAGATCCTCGCCGCGATGATACAACAATTATTGTTGTTGAAGATGTTGCTGATCTCTGGGCTCTTGAGCGTGCGAGAACTTTGGCAGCCCGTTATCATGTCTTAGGCGGACGGCTCTCACCATTAGATGGAATAGGACCTGATGAACTCAACATCACTTCCTTAGTTCAGCGCGTTGTACAGAATCCAATTATGGAGATTATTCTAGCTGTTAATGCTACGGTTGAAGGACAAACAACAGCTCACTACATCACGGATCAGCTCTCCAATTTTTCAGTTAAAATTACGCGACTTGCCCATGGAGTACCCGTAGGAGGTGAACTAGATTATCTTGATGATGGAACCTTGGCTGCAGCCTTACAGGCAAGAACAAATCTTTAA
- a CDS encoding YbaB/EbfC family nucleoid-associated protein: MRDMMSMMKKAKEIQEKMQQIQEEMTNLQMIGTAGGGLINVTLNGKNTITAIKIDPSLLKPEESEILEDLIMAAHNDAKTKIEIAMEEKTKSMTAGLPLPSGFKFPFS, encoded by the coding sequence ATGCGTGATATGATGAGCATGATGAAAAAAGCTAAAGAAATTCAAGAAAAAATGCAGCAAATTCAAGAAGAAATGACGAATCTGCAAATGATTGGTACTGCCGGCGGTGGACTTATCAACGTCACCTTAAACGGCAAGAATACCATAACAGCAATCAAAATTGATCCTTCACTACTTAAACCTGAAGAATCTGAAATTCTTGAAGATCTGATTATGGCAGCTCATAATGACGCCAAAACAAAAATCGAAATAGCTATGGAAGAAAAAACTAAAAGCATGACAGCAGGTTTACCGCTTCCATCGGGTTTCAAATTTCCGTTCTCATAA
- a CDS encoding DNA polymerase III subunit gamma/tau — translation MKNMPVETTYRVLARKYRPQNFSDLIGQETMVRTLTNAFETGRIAQAWMLTGIRGVGKTTTARILARALNYKTKDIDQPTTVLNTLGEHCTQIIEGRHIDVIEMDAASHTGIDDIREIIEQIRYRPVSARYKVYIIDEVHMLSAQAFNGLLKTLEEPPPHVKFIFATTEIRKVPITILSRCQRFDLRRIETAILSAHLCQIAKHENIKVEDQALSMIARAAEGSARDALSIFDQAIAYSNGNISAVAVRAMLGLVDQARIIDLFEFIMKGDIVNALHELRSQYDAGADPLTILTELADFNHLVTRLRFTPEIAENLSLTEIEHSRSLDFSKKLSVPVLSRNWQMLLKGLQEVSETTRPLQAAEMLLIRLAYTADLPTLDEALKKLTQEKTSLTIVENSSHQESTSVGNTTKIAAVNARSFPRISNASLNQPNLKTSFENQLNRSLQSEASLKVEIPESTNSPGIPKILETAQSVNLAENSANLPHLSTQITEEIFGPKTIIIDSLHDIIKLAEQYNEIPFKLLVKEFVHPVSFEPGHIILRLAENAPRSLARDIKKMLSQWTEKRWTITFVNEGGGPTLQEESMAVQKTLFSNAEADPDIAKILNHFPEAKIVDIRLNKQENDLDLLPNTFKNESDINDE, via the coding sequence ATGAAAAATATGCCGGTAGAAACAACCTATCGCGTTCTTGCTCGTAAATATCGACCTCAAAATTTCTCTGACCTCATTGGTCAAGAAACAATGGTGCGCACCCTTACTAACGCCTTTGAAACAGGGCGTATTGCACAAGCGTGGATGCTAACGGGAATTCGCGGAGTAGGAAAAACCACAACAGCCCGTATTTTAGCACGAGCGCTCAACTACAAAACCAAAGATATTGACCAGCCAACGACTGTATTGAATACACTTGGTGAACATTGCACACAAATCATCGAAGGACGCCATATCGATGTTATAGAAATGGATGCGGCTTCACATACGGGTATTGATGATATTCGTGAAATTATTGAACAAATACGTTACCGCCCTGTTTCTGCACGCTATAAGGTTTATATTATTGATGAAGTGCACATGCTCTCAGCACAAGCGTTTAACGGCTTATTGAAAACACTTGAAGAACCACCGCCACATGTAAAATTTATTTTTGCAACAACAGAAATTCGTAAAGTTCCTATTACGATCCTTTCACGTTGCCAGCGTTTTGACCTACGGCGTATTGAAACGGCAATTTTAAGTGCGCATTTATGCCAGATTGCTAAACATGAAAACATAAAAGTAGAAGATCAAGCGCTCTCCATGATTGCACGCGCTGCGGAAGGCTCTGCACGTGATGCACTGTCTATTTTTGATCAAGCGATTGCTTATAGCAATGGCAACATCAGCGCTGTTGCAGTGCGCGCAATGTTAGGATTAGTTGATCAGGCACGCATTATTGATCTCTTTGAATTCATCATGAAGGGCGACATTGTAAATGCATTGCATGAATTACGCAGTCAATATGATGCAGGTGCTGATCCTCTCACCATATTGACAGAATTAGCCGATTTCAACCATCTGGTCACACGTTTACGTTTCACACCAGAAATAGCCGAAAATCTCTCGCTTACTGAAATAGAGCATTCGAGAAGTTTAGATTTCTCAAAAAAACTTTCTGTCCCTGTTTTGTCGCGAAACTGGCAAATGTTACTCAAAGGCTTACAGGAAGTGAGCGAGACCACGCGCCCACTTCAAGCTGCTGAAATGTTATTGATTCGTCTTGCTTACACTGCCGATCTGCCAACTCTTGATGAAGCTTTAAAAAAGCTTACACAAGAAAAAACATCTCTCACAATTGTCGAAAATTCTTCTCATCAAGAGTCCACAAGTGTGGGTAATACAACAAAAATAGCAGCTGTAAATGCCCGTTCCTTTCCACGCATTTCAAATGCTTCGTTAAACCAGCCAAATTTAAAAACATCCTTCGAAAATCAATTAAATCGCTCCTTACAATCGGAAGCTTCACTAAAAGTTGAAATTCCCGAAAGCACTAACTCCCCTGGAATACCAAAAATTCTTGAAACTGCTCAATCTGTCAACCTTGCTGAAAATAGTGCAAATTTACCGCATCTTTCCACGCAAATAACAGAGGAAATCTTTGGCCCAAAAACCATAATTATTGATTCCTTGCATGATATTATTAAATTAGCTGAACAGTACAATGAGATTCCTTTTAAACTTCTTGTTAAAGAATTTGTTCATCCTGTTTCTTTTGAACCAGGGCATATTATTTTAAGGCTTGCTGAAAATGCTCCACGTTCACTTGCTCGTGATATAAAAAAAATGCTATCTCAATGGACCGAAAAACGCTGGACTATAACCTTTGTTAATGAAGGAGGAGGACCAACCCTACAAGAAGAAAGTATGGCTGTCCAAAAGACTCTTTTTTCAAATGCAGAAGCAGATCCTGATATTGCGAAAATTCTCAACCATTTCCCAGAAGCAAAAATTGTCGATATTCGCTTAAATAAACAGGAAAACGACCTTGATTTACTCCCAAATACCTTTAAAAATGAAAGTGATATCAATGATGAATAA
- a CDS encoding 3-deoxy-manno-octulosonate cytidylyltransferase, producing the protein MALKPIIVIPARIGSTRLPQKALAEIAGKPMIVHVAEQAKKAALGRTIVATDHHDIAKAVIAYGHECIMTSSHHESGSDRIYEALNHIDPERCYNAILNVQGDLPTITPHEIISALRPLKNSLTDIATLGAKIVEKDEKTDPNVVKIIGTPLSQNRLRALYFTRATAPYGDGPLYHHIGIYAYRREALEKFVALKPSTLEQREKLEQLRALEHNMRIDVEIIDTIPLGVDTQYDLERVRKVLA; encoded by the coding sequence ATGGCTCTTAAACCAATTATTGTCATCCCCGCCCGTATAGGCTCAACCCGTCTCCCCCAAAAAGCTCTCGCTGAGATCGCTGGAAAGCCGATGATTGTTCATGTTGCTGAACAAGCAAAAAAAGCCGCATTGGGACGTACTATCGTTGCAACAGACCATCATGATATCGCCAAAGCCGTTATAGCTTATGGACATGAATGTATCATGACATCTAGCCATCATGAATCTGGATCTGATCGCATTTATGAAGCCTTAAACCATATTGATCCTGAACGATGCTACAATGCCATTTTGAATGTACAAGGTGACCTGCCAACGATAACTCCCCATGAAATCATCAGTGCTCTACGCCCTTTAAAAAACAGCTTAACTGATATTGCAACTTTGGGTGCCAAAATCGTGGAGAAAGATGAAAAAACAGATCCAAATGTTGTCAAAATTATTGGAACACCGCTTTCTCAAAATCGCCTTCGTGCTCTTTATTTTACCCGCGCAACAGCACCTTATGGAGATGGTCCCCTTTACCATCATATTGGGATATATGCCTATCGTCGCGAAGCGCTTGAGAAATTTGTAGCGCTCAAACCTTCTACACTCGAGCAACGTGAAAAACTTGAACAATTACGCGCACTAGAGCATAATATGCGTATCGATGTAGAGATAATCGATACAATTCCCTTAGGGGTCGATACCCAATATGATCTTGAGAGGGTACGCAAGGTTTTAGCGTGA
- a CDS encoding c-type cytochrome, producing MNRSTVAYFIFACLFLLIILVGIFTLSNMVYDHSALVQPAYKVTKSDVLKKKQLTSDISLSLNDRLQQGNLENGRKIFRQCALCHTSRQNEVGRVGPALWGVVDRPLAATTGFAYSRVLRANSDKRWDFVTLDRYLQSPREAFPGTIMSFRGIKNDQDRADLLLYLRSLSDHPVSLPMR from the coding sequence ATGAATCGTTCGACAGTTGCCTATTTTATTTTTGCTTGTCTATTTTTGCTGATTATTTTGGTGGGAATTTTTACACTCAGCAACATGGTTTATGATCACTCTGCATTGGTTCAACCTGCTTATAAGGTTACAAAAAGTGATGTGCTCAAGAAAAAACAGCTGACATCTGATATTTCTTTGTCATTGAACGATCGTCTTCAACAAGGAAATCTTGAAAATGGGCGTAAGATTTTTCGTCAGTGTGCTCTCTGCCATACCTCGAGACAGAATGAAGTTGGCCGTGTTGGTCCAGCACTTTGGGGGGTAGTTGACCGTCCTTTGGCGGCTACAACAGGTTTTGCTTATTCACGTGTACTGCGTGCAAATTCTGATAAGAGATGGGATTTTGTGACTTTGGATCGTTATCTGCAATCTCCACGTGAAGCGTTTCCAGGAACAATTATGTCTTTTCGTGGAATTAAAAATGATCAAGATCGTGCTGATCTTTTGCTTTATTTACGCAGTTTGTCCGATCATCCTGTTTCTTTGCCGATGCGATAA
- a CDS encoding molybdopterin-synthase adenylyltransferase MoeB produces MTQEAKTNLSSEEIERYARHIILPEIGGVGQQKLKAARVLVIGAGALGAPVLTYLAAVGVGTLGIVDDDIVSLSNLQRQVIHKTSTINQCKTDSAKATIKAINPHVMVEKHSLRLDKSNVDKLLNAYHIIVDGSDNFATHYLLADHAAQCAKPLISGAVERFDGSLTVLMPYKDNNPHYRDLFPNPPPPGTIPTCAETGIVGVLPGVIGTLQAMEAIKLITNIGEPLVGKILLYNGLLAQFNIITYKRPDSSANTASIKVCV; encoded by the coding sequence GAAGCTAAGACAAACTTAAGCAGCGAGGAAATCGAGCGCTATGCACGCCACATCATTTTACCTGAAATTGGTGGTGTGGGACAACAAAAGCTCAAAGCTGCACGCGTTCTGGTTATTGGTGCAGGCGCTCTTGGTGCTCCTGTTCTCACCTATTTGGCTGCCGTAGGTGTTGGCACTCTTGGAATTGTTGATGATGACATCGTTTCGCTTTCCAATTTACAACGCCAAGTTATTCACAAAACAAGCACAATTAACCAATGTAAAACCGACAGTGCTAAAGCCACTATAAAAGCAATAAATCCTCATGTTATGGTTGAAAAACACAGCCTACGCTTAGATAAAAGTAATGTGGATAAACTGCTAAACGCCTACCACATCATTGTTGATGGAAGTGATAATTTTGCCACACACTATCTACTTGCTGATCATGCTGCTCAATGCGCAAAACCTTTAATAAGCGGTGCTGTAGAACGTTTCGACGGCTCACTGACGGTGCTTATGCCTTATAAAGACAATAACCCTCACTATCGTGATTTATTCCCCAACCCACCACCTCCTGGCACTATCCCAACATGTGCTGAAACCGGAATCGTGGGTGTTTTACCTGGAGTCATCGGAACTCTGCAAGCAATGGAAGCCATTAAACTTATCACAAACATTGGTGAACCCTTGGTAGGAAAAATTCTCCTCTATAATGGATTGTTAGCGCAATTTAATATCATTACTTATAAGCGGCCAGATTCCAGTGCAAATACAGCATCTATCAAAGTCTGTGTATAA